In the Lentimicrobiaceae bacterium genome, AGTGCACCCAGTCTGGTAATAGCCTTAATTCGCACCATATTGGAATTGAAACTACAGGATAATTTCGGAATACACACACAGTTTTTTATACCTTAATTCGCACCATATTGGAATTGAAACTGCTTTGTTTTATGCGGTGTTAGCAACTGGCGTTTTATTCCTTAATTCGCACCATATTGGAATTGAAATATTCTTAACCTTTCAATCTCAGTTTTAATTTTGTCCTTATCCTCAGCATTCAATTCAGCTGTATTTATCCACCTTTTTTATTTACTTTTGCCGCTACAAAATTTGCATTGTATATGCTGAAACGCTGTGTTTTATTATGCTGTTTGGGATTGATTTCCATAGCCGCCATGCCGCCATCTGCTGTGCAGATAGCCCTGCTAAAATACAACGGCGGAGGCGACTGGTATGCCAATCCCACCAGCCTATCTAACCTTATACAATTCTGTAACATACAGTTAGAAACAGGCATATCTCCCGATCCTGCAACGGTTGACGTGGGAAGCAGTGAAATTTTTAACTATCCTTTTATCCACATGACCGGACATGGTAATGTAGTATTTACCGACCAAGAAGTACAAAACCTGCGTTTGTATCTCATCTCCGGAGGGTTTCTCCATATTGACGACAACTATGGGTTGGATAAGTTTATCCGCCCGCAGATGAAAAAGGTGTTCCCGGAACTCGATTTTATCGAACTTCCGTTCGACCATCCTATCTACCATCAAAAATTTGATTTTGCCAATGGTTTACCTAAGATTCACGAGCACGACAATAAACCCCCGCAGGGTTTTGGGCTTACCTACCAGGGTAGGCTTGTATGTTTTTACTCC is a window encoding:
- a CDS encoding DUF4159 domain-containing protein, translating into MLKRCVLLCCLGLISIAAMPPSAVQIALLKYNGGGDWYANPTSLSNLIQFCNIQLETGISPDPATVDVGSSEIFNYPFIHMTGHGNVVFTDQEVQNLRLYLISGGFLHIDDNYGLDKFIRPQMKKVFPELDFIELPFDHPIYHQKFDFANGLPKIHEHDNKPPQGFGLTYQGRLVCFYSYESDLGDGWEDPAVHHDSNETRTKALKMGANIIQFVFNY